The following is a genomic window from Lysinibacillus sp. G4S2.
GGTCATGGCTCTAGTTGTCGGATTTATGTCTGGTGCAACAATCGTCTTCTCTATTCCAATGGGTCTTGCCATGTTAGATAAGCGTGATCATAAATATATGGCTTTAGGTATTATGGCGGGTGTTTTAACAATTCCGATTGGAGCATTTATTTCTTCCATCATGATTGTGACGTTTGATACAAATGTTCGTGAAGTGATTAGTACAACAGCAGAACCAACATATGTTTTTGCCATTTCAGTTTTACAAATATTAATTAATTTATTGCCTTTATTTATATTCGTAGTGTTAATTGCGTTAGGTCTAAAGCTAATTCCAAATGGCATGATCAAAGGCTTCATGATTTTTGGACGTGTGATGGATGCTGCTATCAAGCTTGTGCTAGTGTTCTCGATTGTAGAAATTTTTACAGGTATTTTTACAAAGGTCTTTGGTGCATGGGGCTTTGATCCAATCATGGCAGATAAAGCCGATCAATTCCGTGCATTAGAAACGGCTGGATATATCGGTATTATGCTAGCGGGTGCATTCCCAATGGTGTATTTAATAAGAAAATATGCATCGAAACCTCTAGAAGCAGTAGGTAAAAAATTAGGCTTATCGTCAGTGGGAAGTGCAGGTCTTTTAGCGACAATTGCTAATATTTTGGCCATGTTTACACTCGTTCGACATATGCCACCAAAAGATAAGGTGATTAACATTGCCTTTGGTGTTTGTTCAGCATTCCTTCTAGGAGATCATTTATCGTTTACGGCAAACTTCCAGCCGACAATTATTTTACCTGTTATTACTGGTAAGTTTTTAGCTGGTGTTATCGCTATTATTTTAGCCTATAAGTTATCTGTTCCAACAGCTTTAAAGCTAGAACAAGAGGATCGCAAGGCAGGCATTATTAAAGAAGGTGAATATCTAACGGATCAAAAGTCTTAAAAAACACGAAAGAGGTGATGACGTGTGAGTGAAGAGAAGAAACGGTTTATTCAGGAGTTTGTGCCAGGTAAGCAGCTAACATTGAGCCATCTAATAGCCAATCCTGACCCTGATATGTTTCAAAAGCTAGGCATTCAAGAAGCGGGTGCACTTGGCATCATGACATGTACACCGAGTGAAACAGTAATTATCGCAGGAGATTTAGCAACAAAGGCAGCCAATGTAAGACTAGGATTTTTAGATCGCTTTACTGGCAGTCTCGTTATTGTTGGCAGTGTGTCAGAGGTTGAAATGGCGATGTTAGAAATTAATCGTTTTTTATCAGAGATGCTAGGCTATACGCCATCAAAAATAACTAAGTCATAGGATGTGCCGTATGAAAAATCGAGTAATGATAATAGGCGGTGTGCAAGCAGGGAAGTCGACACTGATGAATGCGTTATTGGGGAAAGATGGACAAGCCAATAAAACACAGGCACTCGTTTATGATGACTGGATTGTTGATACACCTGGAGAATATATAGAAAATCCGATGTATTACAGAAACATTATGGCAACATCGCTTGAAGTGACACATGTGATTTATTTGCAGGATGCCACGTCACCAAAGAGTGTTTTTCCTCCGCAATTTAGCTTAGGAATTCCGAAAATTCAAATTGGTGTCATTACAAAAATTGATGCACCCCTTGCAGATGTAGAAAGAGCAACAGCATTATTACAAAATGTCATGACACATGGTCCTATTGTGAAAACCTCTTCGTGGCAAAAGCTTGGTATTGAGTTTATTGCGCCACTTATTCAGCTCAATTCTGACGAAGAAATTCGCCAATTTGTGAAGGATCGTGATAGTCCTTATCTCATGTATTGCCCATAGTGGCGAGAGGGAGGAGTAAGTTGAAGACAGAAAAAATTTATAGTGCAGGCATTGATATTGGTACAAGTACAACAAAAATGGTTGTGAGTAGTTTTCTGTTAAAAAATGTTGCAGGTGTAACACATGTGCCACGGATAGAAATTATTGAAAAAACGGTTTTACATCAAAGTCCTATTATTAAAACACCGTTTATCAATAAAGAAATGATCGATATGGAAAAGATAGAACAATTTATTTTTCAGCAATATCAACTGGCCCAAATTTCACCATCAGAAATTTCAACAGGTGCCATTATCATTACAGGCGAATCTGCAACAAAGGAAAATGCCAGTGAGGTTGTCCATGCGATTGCAGATACAGCCGGGCACTTTTTAGTGGCTACTGCTGGCCCCGATTTAGAAGGTATCATAGCCGCGAAAGGCGCAGGTACTTTACAGCAGTCTAAAAATACTGCCAAAGTAATTGCAAATATCGATATCGGCGGTGGAACAGCAAATATTGCGGTCATGCAGTTCGGAGAGGTAATTGGTACGTGTACATTGCATGTTGGTGGAAGACTTATAGAATTTCACAATGGCATTGTCCAATCGATATCACCACCGATTATGAAGCTTATGGAGAAATGGCCAAATCCATTAAAAATTGGTGATTCGGCAGAGGATGTACGTGTCACACAACTGATTCAAGAAATGTTGAATATAGTAGCGATGACGCTAAATGGACAATTAATAGATGAACAACATCCATTATTGCTAGGCCATTTGCCGACATGGGATAAACCAGTTGATGCAGTCGTATTTTCAGGCGGAGTAGCTGCCTGTATTTATGAAAATGAATGTACAAAACGACAATATGATGATATCGGCGAAAAATTAGCGAAAAGTCTTTTACAGCACGAGCAACTGCAATCCTTTTTATGGCTTGAGCCAAAGGAAACCGCGCGGGCAACGGTGACAGGTGCTGGTACACAAACAACTGAAATTAGTGGTGCAACGATCCAGGTAGATGCAGAAGTATTGCCTTTAAAAAATGTGCCTGTTTTCGATTGTCATATGGATACGAACAGCAAAGAATTCGACTATGCGGTAAAAACAGCTGTTGAACGAGCCGATGCGCTATTTTCTATCCAGGAGAATCGCTCTCCGTTTGCACTCTATTTTAGTCAGTTACCATATTTAAGCTTTCAGGATGTCCGTGCATTATGTGAGGCTATTTTGAAGCACTTAGCGACGAGAAGCTCCAAGGAAATACCAATTATCATAGTCATTCAATCAGATTATGCAAAAATTATTGGGCAAACCATACAAGCGATCAATCAAACAGTTCCCATCATTTGCATCGATCAAATCAAAGTAGAAACGGGTGATTACATTGACATTGGGGAAGTACTACCATCTGGTGTTGTCCCGGTCGTCGTAAAAACACTTGCTTTCCACTCAAAGTAAGGAGGATGAATGTGAATCTATCGGTGATATTTGGTGGAGAAAAATATAATTTTAATTCATTAAAGGATGTAATGGCCAAGGCCAATGAAGAAAAATCAGGAGATCAGCTAGCTGGAATTGCGGCGGAATCTGTACAGCAGCGAATTGCGGCAAAGGCCGTTTTAAGTGAGCTATTAGTGAAGGATATCAGAGAAAATCCATTAGTTCCTCAAGAAAATGATGAGGTATCACGCATTATTGAAGGGGATATCAATGAGCAAATTTACGGAGAAATTAAAAACTGGAGTATCGAGCAGCTCAGGGAATATATTTTATCCAATGAAACAGGCGATCGGGAATTAAAACGATTAAGCAAGGGCATGAATTCAGAAATTATTGCGGCAGTTACAAAGCTGATGTCCAACTTAGATCTTGTTCATGCAGCTAATAAAGTAGAAATACTGTCGACTTGTAATATTACGATCGGACAAAAGGGCACACTTTCTTCGAGATTGCAGCCGAATCATCCGACAGACAATATTGACGGGATTATTGCCTCATTAAAAGAAGGGTTGTCTTACGGAATTGGTGATGCGGTCATTGGAATTAACCCAGTTGATGACTCAGTTGAAAGTGTGAAAAAAGTATTGCAAGCCACAAAGGAGTTTATCAATGATTGGTCGATTCCTACGCAAAATTGTGTATTGGCACATATTACGACACAGATGAAGGCAATTAAACAAGGCGCACCTGCAGATATGATTTTCCAAAGTATTGCGGGGACTGAAATTGCAAACCGTTCATTCGGTATTTCTGCAGACTTAATCAGAGAAGCAGAGGAACTTGTAAAAAAACAAGGAACTGGTACTGGTCCGAATTTATTCTACTTTGAAACAGGACAGGGTTCCGAGTTATCTGCTGAGGCACATATGGGCATAGACCAAGTAACGCTCGAATCACGCAATTACGGATTTGCTAGACATTTTAATCCGTATATTGTAAACACGGTTGTTGGCTTTATTGGACCTGAGTATTTATACAATAACAAGCAGGTTATACGTGCGGGCCTAGAAGATCACTTTATGGGCAAAATGCACGGCATCCCAATGGGCGTTGATATTTGTTACACAAACCATATTAAAGCAGACCAAAATGATGTTGAAGATTTAAGTGTTTTACTAACAGCAGCTGGCGTTAATTTTATTATTGCTGCACCTATGGGCGACGATGTCATGCTGAACTATCAGTCAATGAGCTTCCATGATGTCGCTACATTACTTCAAACGTTTGGTAAAAAACCAGCACCTGCATATCTAGCATGGTTAGAGAAAATGGGCATTTATGAAAATGGTCGTCTATCAGCAAGAGCTGGCGATTTATCGATATTTGAAAGGTAGGTGAGTCTATTGAATGAACAATTAGTATCGATGATTACACAGCTCGTAATGGAAAAGATGGGTAATGATACGTCCGTTAAATCTTC
Proteins encoded in this region:
- a CDS encoding EutP/PduV family microcompartment system protein; translation: MKNRVMIIGGVQAGKSTLMNALLGKDGQANKTQALVYDDWIVDTPGEYIENPMYYRNIMATSLEVTHVIYLQDATSPKSVFPPQFSLGIPKIQIGVITKIDAPLADVERATALLQNVMTHGPIVKTSSWQKLGIEFIAPLIQLNSDEEIRQFVKDRDSPYLMYCP
- a CDS encoding BMC domain-containing protein, encoding MSEEKKRFIQEFVPGKQLTLSHLIANPDPDMFQKLGIQEAGALGIMTCTPSETVIIAGDLATKAANVRLGFLDRFTGSLVIVGSVSEVEMAMLEINRFLSEMLGYTPSKITKS
- a CDS encoding ethanolamine ammonia-lyase reactivating factor EutA, giving the protein MKTEKIYSAGIDIGTSTTKMVVSSFLLKNVAGVTHVPRIEIIEKTVLHQSPIIKTPFINKEMIDMEKIEQFIFQQYQLAQISPSEISTGAIIITGESATKENASEVVHAIADTAGHFLVATAGPDLEGIIAAKGAGTLQQSKNTAKVIANIDIGGGTANIAVMQFGEVIGTCTLHVGGRLIEFHNGIVQSISPPIMKLMEKWPNPLKIGDSAEDVRVTQLIQEMLNIVAMTLNGQLIDEQHPLLLGHLPTWDKPVDAVVFSGGVAACIYENECTKRQYDDIGEKLAKSLLQHEQLQSFLWLEPKETARATVTGAGTQTTEISGATIQVDAEVLPLKNVPVFDCHMDTNSKEFDYAVKTAVERADALFSIQENRSPFALYFSQLPYLSFQDVRALCEAILKHLATRSSKEIPIIIVIQSDYAKIIGQTIQAINQTVPIICIDQIKVETGDYIDIGEVLPSGVVPVVVKTLAFHSK
- a CDS encoding ethanolamine ammonia-lyase subunit EutB; protein product: MNVNLSVIFGGEKYNFNSLKDVMAKANEEKSGDQLAGIAAESVQQRIAAKAVLSELLVKDIRENPLVPQENDEVSRIIEGDINEQIYGEIKNWSIEQLREYILSNETGDRELKRLSKGMNSEIIAAVTKLMSNLDLVHAANKVEILSTCNITIGQKGTLSSRLQPNHPTDNIDGIIASLKEGLSYGIGDAVIGINPVDDSVESVKKVLQATKEFINDWSIPTQNCVLAHITTQMKAIKQGAPADMIFQSIAGTEIANRSFGISADLIREAEELVKKQGTGTGPNLFYFETGQGSELSAEAHMGIDQVTLESRNYGFARHFNPYIVNTVVGFIGPEYLYNNKQVIRAGLEDHFMGKMHGIPMGVDICYTNHIKADQNDVEDLSVLLTAAGVNFIIAAPMGDDVMLNYQSMSFHDVATLLQTFGKKPAPAYLAWLEKMGIYENGRLSARAGDLSIFER
- the eutH gene encoding ethanolamine utilization protein EutH translates to MAMIGTVIVYIIMICAVLGAFGAIRDAEYGIGKEFMNGIHTVGHIFVPAAGIMAAIPYLTWFISHFISPIFELIGADPAIAATTILASDMGGYQLANALKESYEGWVMALVVGFMSGATIVFSIPMGLAMLDKRDHKYMALGIMAGVLTIPIGAFISSIMIVTFDTNVREVISTTAEPTYVFAISVLQILINLLPLFIFVVLIALGLKLIPNGMIKGFMIFGRVMDAAIKLVLVFSIVEIFTGIFTKVFGAWGFDPIMADKADQFRALETAGYIGIMLAGAFPMVYLIRKYASKPLEAVGKKLGLSSVGSAGLLATIANILAMFTLVRHMPPKDKVINIAFGVCSAFLLGDHLSFTANFQPTIILPVITGKFLAGVIAIILAYKLSVPTALKLEQEDRKAGIIKEGEYLTDQKS